A stretch of Acidobacteriota bacterium DNA encodes these proteins:
- the rpmC gene encoding 50S ribosomal protein L29, which yields MKADKLRELAGAEMDLKLRDTTSLVWKTRFQGATGQTEGLGKIRGMKRDIARMKTIQRERELTKDGR from the coding sequence ATGAAGGCCGACAAACTCAGGGAATTAGCTGGCGCGGAGATGGATCTGAAGCTGCGCGATACCACCAGCTTGGTTTGGAAAACAAGATTCCAGGGAGCCACCGGACAGACCGAGGGCCTGGGAAAGATTCGTGGCATGAAGCGCGACATCGCGCGCATGAAAACGATACAGCGGGAAAGGGAGCTGACGAAAGATGGAAGATAA
- a CDS encoding 30S ribosomal protein S19 has product MTRSLKKGAFVDDHLNEKVEAMNRANDKKVIRTWSRRSTITPDMVGHTLAVHNGRKFIPVYITENMVGHKLGEFSPTRSFRGHTAKSGPEKAGSPAPAQK; this is encoded by the coding sequence GTGACGCGGTCACTTAAAAAAGGCGCATTCGTAGATGACCACCTGAACGAAAAGGTGGAGGCGATGAATCGTGCCAATGACAAGAAAGTCATTCGCACCTGGTCGCGTCGCTCGACCATCACTCCTGATATGGTGGGCCACACCTTGGCCGTGCATAACGGCAGGAAGTTTATTCCCGTATACATCACCGAGAACATGGTGGGACACAAGCTCGGCGAGTTTTCACCCACGCGCAGTTTCCGCGGCCACACGGCCAAGTCGGGGCCGGAAAAGGCCGGTTCGCCGGCTCCTGCACAGAAGTAG
- a CDS encoding 30S ribosomal protein S3 — translation MGQKVHPYGFRLGYNKPWKSRWYAKKDYAKWLHEDLKLKKTLRDRLKAAGISSIEIDRMANKLRIGIRTARPGIIIGRKGTEIDKLKADLQKETGREIYLDIQEVYKPELDAQLVAESIALQLEKRIAFRRAMRKSVDSAVRFGCKGIKIRVSGRLNGAEIARSEWHLQGRLPLQTLRADIDYGTAEALTTYGLIGIKTWVYKGEILETKKRAPRAPVATPKAELGTK, via the coding sequence ATGGGACAGAAAGTACACCCCTATGGCTTCCGGCTGGGATACAACAAGCCGTGGAAATCACGTTGGTATGCGAAGAAAGATTACGCCAAGTGGCTCCACGAGGACTTGAAGCTGAAGAAGACCCTGCGGGACCGCCTGAAGGCCGCCGGCATCTCATCGATCGAAATCGACCGCATGGCCAACAAGCTGCGCATCGGCATTCGCACGGCGCGTCCCGGCATCATCATCGGACGCAAGGGAACCGAGATCGACAAGCTCAAGGCGGATCTGCAGAAGGAAACAGGACGAGAGATTTACCTGGATATTCAGGAAGTGTACAAGCCGGAACTGGACGCCCAGTTGGTGGCCGAGTCGATTGCGCTGCAGCTTGAAAAGCGTATCGCTTTCCGTCGTGCCATGCGCAAGTCAGTGGACTCCGCGGTGCGTTTTGGTTGCAAGGGAATCAAGATTCGCGTTTCGGGCCGGTTGAACGGCGCTGAAATCGCCCGCAGCGAATGGCATCTGCAAGGGCGTCTGCCCCTGCAAACCTTGCGCGCGGATATCGATTACGGAACGGCCGAGGCGCTCACCACTTACGGCTTGATTGGAATTAAGACCTGGGTGTACAAAGGCGAGATTCTTGAAACCAAGAAGCGTGCACCGCGCGCGCCGGTGGCAACACCGAAGGCCGAGTTGGGAACTAAATAG
- a CDS encoding 50S ribosomal protein L16 has translation MLMPKKVKYRKQQRGKRRGLAYRGAELKFGEFGLKAMEVAWITARQIEASRIAMTRTIKRGGKVWIRVFPDKPITKKPAETRMGKGKGAPEGWVAVVRPGKIMFEMEGVPVEMARQAMRLASHKMPIRTKFVMRDGELGL, from the coding sequence ATGTTGATGCCGAAGAAAGTTAAGTATCGCAAGCAGCAGCGCGGGAAGCGTCGTGGTTTGGCGTATCGGGGCGCGGAGCTGAAGTTTGGCGAGTTCGGATTGAAGGCCATGGAAGTCGCATGGATCACCGCCCGGCAGATTGAAGCGAGCCGTATTGCGATGACGCGCACCATTAAGCGTGGCGGCAAAGTCTGGATACGCGTGTTCCCGGACAAGCCCATCACCAAGAAGCCCGCCGAAACCCGTATGGGTAAGGGTAAGGGGGCGCCGGAAGGTTGGGTGGCGGTGGTGCGACCGGGCAAGATCATGTTTGAGATGGAAGGTGTCCCGGTGGAGATGGCGCGCCAAGCCATGCGGTTGGCAAGCCATAAAATGCCGATCCGGACGAAATTCGTGATGCGGGACGGAGAACTGGGGCTATGA
- a CDS encoding 50S ribosomal protein L5: protein MDRLQERYTKEIAPALAKEFSYKNVMQIPKLRKIVINIGVGEATQNIKLLDTAVGELGQITGQKPIVHRAKKSIAQFKLREGMPIGCSVTLRGRRMYEFLDRLVSISLPRVRDFRGLSSKAFDGRGNYTMGLRDQLIFPEIDYSKIDKTRGMNITLVTDAKTDEEARSLLKHMGMPFRQ, encoded by the coding sequence ATGGATCGTTTGCAGGAAAGATACACGAAAGAGATCGCTCCGGCATTGGCCAAGGAGTTCTCCTACAAGAACGTGATGCAGATTCCGAAGCTTCGGAAGATTGTCATCAACATTGGTGTGGGCGAAGCAACTCAAAACATCAAGCTGCTGGATACCGCGGTCGGGGAACTGGGGCAGATCACTGGGCAGAAGCCGATTGTGCACCGCGCCAAGAAGTCCATCGCGCAATTCAAGTTGCGAGAGGGCATGCCCATCGGCTGCTCGGTTACTTTACGGGGCCGGCGCATGTACGAGTTTCTGGATCGTTTGGTCAGCATCTCGTTGCCGCGCGTGCGGGATTTCCGCGGGCTATCGAGCAAAGCGTTTGATGGCCGTGGCAACTACACCATGGGGCTGCGTGATCAACTGATCTTCCCGGAAATTGATTACTCGAAGATCGATAAAACGCGCGGCATGAACATCACCTTGGTTACCGATGCCAAGACCGATGAAGAAGCCCGCTCGCTGTTGAAGCATATGGGGATGCCATTCCGCCAGTAG
- a CDS encoding 50S ribosomal protein L2, with protein sequence MAIKTYKPTTPTRRFATSLDRSDITQQTPLKSLVEPRKRTGGRDSSGRIAVRHHGGGHKRQYRIIDFKRDKTGIPAKVATIEYDPNRSARIALLHYADGEKRYIIQPVGLVVGMNIMSGPDADILVGNALPLRNIPLGTTIHNIELRPGKGAQMVRSAGASAQLVSKEGGIAQIKLPSGEVRRALVQCMATIGQVGNTDHENVWIGKAGRTRWLGKRPTVRGVAMNPVDHPHGGGEGKTSGGRHPVTPWGQPTRGYKTRHNKRTDRNIVSRRKGRK encoded by the coding sequence ATGGCGATCAAGACATACAAGCCCACTACACCGACGCGGCGATTTGCGACCTCACTCGACCGCAGTGATATCACGCAGCAGACGCCCCTGAAGTCCTTGGTGGAGCCACGCAAGCGAACCGGCGGTCGTGATTCCTCGGGCCGCATCGCAGTACGGCATCACGGCGGCGGACACAAACGCCAGTATCGCATCATTGATTTCAAGCGCGACAAGACCGGCATTCCGGCCAAGGTAGCCACCATCGAGTACGATCCGAACCGCTCAGCGCGCATCGCGCTGCTGCACTACGCGGACGGCGAGAAACGGTACATCATCCAGCCTGTTGGCTTGGTTGTTGGAATGAATATCATGTCCGGGCCGGACGCGGATATTTTGGTGGGCAATGCGCTCCCGCTGCGAAATATTCCGCTCGGCACAACGATTCATAATATCGAACTGCGGCCTGGCAAGGGCGCGCAGATGGTGCGCAGCGCCGGAGCTTCGGCACAGTTGGTATCGAAAGAAGGCGGCATCGCGCAGATCAAGCTGCCGTCGGGAGAAGTTCGCCGCGCGCTGGTCCAGTGCATGGCCACGATCGGACAAGTCGGCAACACCGATCACGAAAATGTTTGGATCGGCAAGGCCGGACGCACGCGCTGGTTGGGTAAGCGTCCCACGGTTCGCGGTGTGGCGATGAACCCCGTGGATCACCCGCACGGTGGTGGTGAAGGTAAGACCTCGGGCGGACGTCATCCGGTTACGCCATGGGGGCAGCCGACGCGTGGATATAAGACTCGGCACAACAAGCGTACCGACAGAAATATCGTTTCGCGGCGTAAGGGCCGCAAGTAA
- a CDS encoding 50S ribosomal protein L14, whose product MVKMRTILEVADNSGARRISCILPLGGDVGARAGLGDVITANVKEAAPDSAVKKGSVVKAVVVRARKETRRRDGSYIRFDQNAAVLINDAGEPVGTRVFGPVARELREKKFLKIVSLAPEVL is encoded by the coding sequence ATGGTTAAGATGAGAACCATCCTGGAAGTGGCGGATAACTCCGGAGCCCGGCGTATTTCCTGCATTCTTCCGTTGGGTGGCGATGTGGGAGCCCGCGCGGGACTGGGCGACGTCATTACGGCGAACGTCAAGGAAGCCGCGCCGGACAGCGCTGTGAAGAAGGGCTCGGTGGTAAAGGCCGTAGTGGTTCGCGCGCGCAAAGAGACGCGGCGCCGTGACGGCAGCTATATCCGTTTTGATCAGAACGCGGCGGTATTGATCAATGACGCGGGCGAGCCGGTGGGCACGCGCGTATTCGGTCCCGTGGCACGCGAACTGCGCGAAAAGAAATTTTTGAAAATTGTATCACTCGCTCCGGAAGTCCTCTAA
- a CDS encoding 50S ribosomal protein L24 gives MLTIRKNDTVKVMAGKDRGKTGRVLSTDPVRKRITVEQVMVIKRHTRPNPQKNIKGGIVERESTIHISNVMLVCPSCGPNRPKVQTLPDGKKSRACRKCGNSLD, from the coding sequence ATGCTGACGATTAGAAAAAACGATACGGTAAAAGTGATGGCGGGAAAAGACCGCGGCAAGACTGGCCGCGTGTTGAGTACCGACCCGGTGCGCAAGCGCATCACGGTCGAGCAGGTGATGGTGATCAAGCGCCATACCCGCCCCAACCCACAGAAAAACATCAAGGGCGGAATCGTGGAGCGAGAGAGTACCATCCACATCTCCAATGTGATGCTGGTTTGCCCGTCGTGCGGGCCGAACCGGCCCAAAGTACAAACCCTTCCGGATGGAAAGAAATCGCGGGCCTGCCGCAAGTGCGGCAACTCGCTCGATTAA
- a CDS encoding type Z 30S ribosomal protein S14: protein MSTLGHKAKALKKPKFSTRQRNRCPLCGRPRAYLRKFNCCRLCFRKLALIGEIPGVRKSSW, encoded by the coding sequence ATGTCAACACTAGGGCATAAGGCCAAAGCGCTCAAGAAGCCAAAGTTTTCCACGCGGCAACGCAACCGTTGTCCGCTGTGCGGACGGCCGCGCGCGTATCTGCGCAAGTTCAACTGCTGCCGCCTGTGCTTTCGCAAGCTGGCGCTGATCGGCGAGATTCCAGGTGTCCGGAAATCGAGTTGGTAG
- a CDS encoding 30S ribosomal protein S17, with translation MEDKTVARRHRPTEVGKVVSVAGNKTIVVEVTRRIPHRLYERFVNRRRKFHAHDETNQCHVGDWVSIVSSRPLSRLKRWRLKEIIRKAKLITTAPAKAAAKAE, from the coding sequence ATGGAAGATAAAACGGTTGCCCGCCGGCACCGGCCGACTGAAGTCGGCAAGGTAGTCAGTGTCGCGGGAAATAAAACCATTGTGGTGGAAGTAACTCGCCGCATCCCGCACCGCCTGTATGAGCGATTCGTCAACCGGCGCAGGAAGTTTCATGCTCATGACGAGACCAACCAATGCCATGTCGGCGACTGGGTGAGCATTGTGTCCTCGCGCCCGTTGAGCCGTCTTAAGCGCTGGCGGTTGAAAGAAATTATCCGCAAGGCAAAGTTGATTACCACCGCACCGGCGAAAGCCGCCGCGAAGGCTGAATAA
- a CDS encoding 50S ribosomal protein L18, which translates to MIEQHLRNEHRQRVHTRLRKTLSGNPARPRLNVYRSLNHIYAQVVDDTVGKTLAAASTAEKSFAEKSGGTVAAAKMIGLEIAKRAKEKGIETVAFDRGGYMYHGRVKALADAAREGGLKF; encoded by the coding sequence ATGATCGAACAGCATTTACGCAATGAGCATCGCCAGCGGGTTCATACACGTTTGCGCAAAACCTTGTCGGGTAATCCGGCGCGCCCGCGCTTGAATGTTTACCGTTCGCTGAACCATATCTACGCACAGGTGGTGGATGATACCGTCGGCAAAACGCTGGCGGCTGCGAGTACGGCCGAGAAAAGTTTCGCGGAGAAAAGTGGCGGCACAGTGGCTGCGGCTAAGATGATCGGCCTGGAAATCGCCAAGCGGGCAAAGGAAAAGGGTATTGAAACAGTGGCGTTTGATCGCGGCGGGTACATGTACCACGGTCGCGTGAAAGCGTTGGCCGATGCCGCACGCGAGGGCGGGTTGAAGTTTTAG
- a CDS encoding 30S ribosomal protein S8 — MNMTDPIADLLTHIRNGLSARHPKVELPSSKLKVEIAKILKDEGYLSGYKVAEEGRKKVLRINLKYTSAGDPAITRLRRVSRPGRRVYVQHSRIPSVLGGMGHVILTTPQGLMTGSRARKAKLGGEYMVEVC, encoded by the coding sequence ATGAACATGACCGACCCCATCGCCGATCTGCTGACACACATCCGGAATGGATTGAGCGCGCGGCACCCTAAGGTCGAGCTGCCCTCGTCCAAGTTGAAGGTGGAGATCGCCAAGATCCTCAAGGATGAAGGCTACCTCAGTGGTTACAAAGTAGCTGAAGAGGGCCGCAAGAAAGTGCTGCGGATCAACTTGAAGTACACCAGCGCCGGTGATCCTGCGATCACTCGCCTGCGCCGCGTTTCTCGTCCCGGACGCCGTGTCTATGTGCAGCACTCACGGATTCCCTCGGTGCTGGGCGGAATGGGACACGTGATTCTGACGACGCCGCAGGGGTTGATGACCGGCTCTCGCGCCCGCAAAGCCAAGCTGGGCGGCGAATATATGGTGGAAGTTTGCTAA
- a CDS encoding 50S ribosomal protein L22, whose translation MEARAIAKNVRCSPRKARLVLNLIRGMAAGDAMNLLKFTKKHVAKDVEKTLRSAIANAEGKSDTVDVDDLIVSEVFAGDGLRAKRMRPAPMGRGHSYVRRTCHITVKVAEKHPSAS comes from the coding sequence ATGGAAGCAAGAGCCATTGCAAAGAACGTCCGGTGTTCGCCGCGCAAAGCCCGCCTGGTGTTGAATTTGATCAGAGGCATGGCTGCTGGCGATGCGATGAACTTGTTGAAGTTCACCAAGAAGCATGTGGCCAAGGATGTCGAGAAGACCCTGCGCTCGGCCATCGCCAACGCGGAAGGCAAGTCCGATACGGTCGATGTCGATGACCTCATCGTTTCGGAGGTATTTGCCGGAGACGGCCTGCGCGCCAAGCGGATGCGTCCGGCGCCGATGGGACGCGGACATTCCTATGTGCGGCGTACCTGCCACATCACGGTGAAGGTTGCCGAGAAGCACCCCTCGGCCAGCTAG
- a CDS encoding 50S ribosomal protein L6, translating to MSRIGKKPIAMPAKVEAQIGRELIKVKGPKGELKVDLPDGISVEKKDAVLHVQRRDDSLAAMHGLIRSLLANAVTGVSVGFQRELEIVGIGYRAEAKGKVLSFALGYSHPIEFVLPDGIQVAIDKQTRLSITGIDRQRVGQAAATIRGLRPPDPYKNKGIRYVGEVLIKKQGKAGASGSK from the coding sequence ATGTCGCGGATAGGAAAAAAACCAATCGCAATGCCCGCCAAGGTCGAGGCCCAGATCGGCCGTGAGCTGATCAAGGTCAAGGGCCCGAAAGGCGAATTGAAGGTTGATTTGCCGGATGGCATCAGCGTGGAGAAGAAGGACGCGGTGCTGCACGTGCAGCGTCGCGATGACTCACTTGCCGCCATGCATGGGCTGATACGCAGCCTGCTGGCGAATGCAGTGACTGGTGTTTCGGTGGGCTTCCAGAGGGAACTGGAGATCGTCGGTATCGGTTATCGCGCCGAAGCCAAAGGCAAGGTCCTCAGTTTTGCGCTGGGGTACTCGCACCCGATTGAGTTTGTTTTGCCGGATGGCATTCAGGTTGCGATTGACAAGCAGACCCGGTTGTCCATCACCGGGATTGACCGCCAGCGTGTCGGCCAGGCGGCGGCTACAATTAGAGGCCTTCGCCCACCGGACCCTTACAAGAACAAGGGCATCCGCTATGTCGGCGAAGTACTGATCAAGAAACAGGGCAAGGCCGGAGCGAGCGGCTCGAAATAA